A stretch of Eschrichtius robustus isolate mEscRob2 chromosome 6, mEscRob2.pri, whole genome shotgun sequence DNA encodes these proteins:
- the ATP5PO gene encoding ATP synthase subunit O, mitochondrial, with product MAASAVSRLSLQARCFSTSVVRPFAKLVRPPVQVYGIEGRYATALYSAASKQNKLEQVEKELLRVAQIVKEPKMAASIMNPYVKRSIKMKSLNDITAKEKFSPLTSNLINLLAENGRLNNTAGVISAFSTMMSAHRGEVPCTVATASPLDEATLTELKTVLKSFLSKGQVLKLEVKIDPSIMGGMIVRIGEKYVDMSAKTKIQKLSKAMRAIS from the exons ATGGCCGCGTCGGCAGTGTCTCGGCTCTCCCTGCAG gcgCGATGCTTCAGTACATCTGTGGTCAGGCCGTTTGCCAAGCTTGTGAGG ccaCCTGTTCAGGTGTACGGTATCGAAGGTCGCTATGCCACTGCTCTTTATTCTGCTGCATCTAAACAGAATAAACTGGAGCAAGTAGAAAAGGAATTGTTGAGAGTAGCA CAAATCGTGAAGGAACCCAAAATGGCTGCTTCTATTATGAATCCCTATGTAAAGCGTTCCATTAAAATGAAAAGCCTAAATGACATTACAGCAAAAGAGAAGTTCTCTCCCCTCACGTCCAACCTGATCA ATTTGCTTGCTGAAAATGGTCGCTTGAACAATACCGCTGGGGTCATTTCTGCCTTTTCCACCATGATGAGTGCCCACCGGGGAGAAGTGCCTTGCACAGTTGCCACCGCGTCT CCTTTAGATGAAGCCACTCTTACCGAATTAAAAACAGTCCTGAAGAGTTTCCTAAGTAAAGGCCAAGTATTGAAATTGGAAGTTAAG ATTGATCCATCAATCATGGGTGGAATGATTGTCCGTATTGGAGAGAAATATGTTGATATGTCTGCAAAAACCAAGATTCAGAAGCTGAGCAAAGCGATGCGGGCGATTTCCTAA